TTCAATTTTCAATCAAAATTTACTGAAAGCAAAGCTTTGCTTGGCCATCAAGCTTTTACCAGATGATTAGATAGATTCCTTATGCACTGAAAAGTTCCTCGATGTACACACTgaaaaaagttaaagttaaagctaTTGTGAAGAATACCTTATAGTTACTATTGCAGGATGAGATGCCACTTCCGTTTACGGGGAATCTGAATTTTAAGACTGGTGGCTCCACGCTCCAGTCAGCAGTCCCAAAACACTCAGGTGTGTCACTCTGATTATTGAGGACCATCAGAGACTCATTGTAAGAAGCTTGGTACACTGGGCAAAGGAAGATGCTCAGGTCCATATACTCATTGCCACAAATCACAGTTATGTCTGAGTTTTCTGGGAGGGATAAAAAAAGAAGGATGTAAATGGAAGTGTGAAATTAACAGAAATTAAAGAACATTTAATAAATGCCACAAACCTGGAGGTCTGTTTGTAGGGCTAGTAACACAAGCATCTGGTATCTGGGCATCGATCCTCAAAATGAGGCCAAGCTGGCACAAAAGGATGACCAGTCTCATTGTTCTGAGTGAGAAAAAAAGAGTACTCTGAATGAACACGTTTTAAAACAAATCGTCGTCACTCACCACAGATTAACCGACACAAGGGAAAAGCCTGCAGAAATAACAGCTATGGCAGAGTTACTTTAGTCGCTCGTGGCTGTGCTATtatggggaaaaaataaaggtaTATCCCTGGATGGACGTTGTCATGATTCATGCATGATCATCCTTTTATTAATATGAAAAAGGTAACTTTACATTAAATTACAATTATCATTGAATTCAGCTGCatctttgacaaaaacaagacataaTTTATGGAAAACTGAGTTGCAAGTTTCTTCATTTCCTCCTCATATCCTCCAAATTGCATATGAAGCAAAAATACAATGACACTGAATGCATTATTTATCAGATACATTTGATACAAAATGCTAGTTAAATGTGATATTGGCTCCCATAAGGAATCAAGAAACAGTATTGGGTCTAGATATTTTGTCTCTCATTCAGGTATATTATTTGGTATTTATACTGCATGGAAAATGATGGTTAAGTTATTCGAGTGACTCACCTGTAAGCCTTCGTTTCGTGTCTGGCTATCTGTTTCCAAATGTTTCCATTTATACCAGCAGCCAAACAAAAAGGTGTAAGAGGAAACTTGTCAAACAAAAGAGCATGCAGAACTTCCTCAACAATGGCCCTATAATAAGATGAAGGCTGGACGACATACTATTTTATATGTGTGAACATAGATTAGCTATTTGAATATTGGGTATAACATCCCCAGTAGCTTGGCATTTTTGATAAAAAACTATAATACTAATTCATTGAAATACATTGGTAGTGAATAATGCCCCGTAACAGAGGTGATGTAAATAGGATCATTTTGTGAATACATTATTACTGGATTCATGAATTGTATGCTATGAACCAGCTTGGTACAGTACATCGGGCAAAGATAGATGCTCAGGTCCATATACTCAGGGCTGCAGATCACAGTCATGTCCGTGTTTTATGggagggataaaaaaaaaggaaggaagtaaaTGGAAGTTTGAAAATAACAGTAATTAAAGAACATTTAATAAATGCCACAAACCTGGAGGTCTGTCTGCATTGCTAGTAACACAAGCATCTGGTATCTGGGCGTCGATCCTCAATATGAGGCCAAGCTAGCCCACAAGGACGATCAGTCTCATTGTTCTGAGTGAAAACAATGGGAACCAAGGCATTCACTATCTTTCAAAAGAGTACTATGAATGAAAAcgtcttaaaggtcacctattatgcaaaatgcactttttcatgtcttttaaacatcaatatctgtccccagtgtgtctacaagtcaccatagtatcataaaagaccatcctctctctttttctcctcctccgtttgtccggaaatgggtgtagaaaatcacttctctttttttccttctcttctgacgtcagagaattgcaagccatgtaagggtttcctggtcgaaccagagcagaaccttcagtagctgactaaataatataccattactctgatcttccatacatttagcAGGtgtcttttagcagaaataatgaactgactactgtttcacatcttctttgattgacagaaaacgctgaccaatcagagcagagtgggaggagacaggctgtgaatcaggggttttcagacagaggctgaattaggctctgaggcaggcagactcaggctgcagtatgagaagaataaagggttttttgaacattgcagcatgtaaacatgttctagtgcaacattaaaatacatctatgaacctggaaatgagcataatatgagacctttaaaacaaattgtcATCACTCACCGCAGATCAACCTACACGAGGGAAAAGCCTGCAGAAATAACAACTACGGCAGAGTTACTTAAGTCAGTGCTATTATcgggaaaaaaaatacaggcatattcctGGATGGACATTGTAATGATTCATGCATGATCACCTTTtattaatatgaaaaaaaggTAGCTTTATATGAAATTACAATTATCATTGAATTCAGCTGCATCTTcgacaaaaacaagacatcaTTTATGGAAAACTGAGTTGCAAGTTTCTTCATTTTCTCCTCATATCCTCCAGATTGCATATGAAGCAAAAATACAATGACACTGAATGCATTATTTATCAGATAAATTTGATAGAAAATGCTAGTTAAATGTGATATTGGCTCCCATAAGGAATCAAGAAACAGTATTCTTCTTCTTAAACCTCTTGGCCCCCTTGGGAGCATAGGGCGTCCACCATGGATCTCCACCTCACTCTCTTCTGTGCAGTGGTCTTTGCTTCCTGCCAGGAGGATCTTATTTACCTCATCGAGCGTGGACTGTCTCCCGTTGATTTTTGGTCATGGCTTCCGCTTTCCTTGTGGGTTGTAATCCAGAGCttgtcttgttatgtttgttgcttgttttctgagtgtatgcccgatccatctccactttctccttttGATTTCGTTGTTGATTCGCTCCTGGTTTGTCTATTTCCACAGGTCTGTATTTGTAATTTTCTTGGCCACCATATCCTCAGTATGTATCGGAGGCAGTTGTTAATGAACACTTGCAGTTTTGTTtgtgattgtgtttgtggttttccaGGTTTCACAGCCATATAGAAGGACAGATTTTACATTTGAGTTgaaaattcagatttttgtgtttttggaggGCTGGGAAGAGAGCCATACAGGTCGGAGTGTTCTAAAGGCATGTCTTGTTTTGCTGATGCGTAGCTCCACATCTTTATCTGCTCCTCCGTCTGTGCTGATTTTGCCTCCCAGGTACACAAACTCTGCCACATTTTCTAGGGGTTGCTCCTTGATATTTATTGCTTGGTGGGATTTAGTGTTGAACCTCATGACCTTGGTCTTTCCAACATTGATCATGAGGCCTAGCTGTTTGCTGTGAACATGTCATTTGTTTGTCTTCagttgcatttgtgtgtgtgttcctgagaTCAGTGCCAAGTCATCTGCAAAATTGAGGTCTTCCAATTGTGTGAAAGGAGTCCACTGTAACACCGTCCTTTGGCCATCCACTGACTTTTTCATGGTCCAATTGATAGCAACAACAAAGAGCAGGGGGGACAAAAGACAGCCTTGTCGTACTCCTGTTTTTATGTGAAGGGTGTCTGAAAGCTTGCCATTTGAAATGACTTGGCCCGTGAATCCATTGTACATGCATTTGATGAGATTGACCAGTTTTATGGGTATTCCATAATGTCGGAGCAGCTTGGATGTTTCTGTCTAGGCTGTCGAAGGCTTTTTCAAAGTCAACAAAGTTGATGAACAGCGATGACTGCCATTTGATGGAATGCTCGACAATTATTCTGAGTGATGCAATGTGATCTGTACAGGAGTTGTTCTTCCGGAAACCTGCTTGTTCCTTCCTGAATATCTTGTCCAGTGGTTCTTGCATTCTATCCCAGATGATTCGGCAGAGGATTTTGCTGGGGTCTGAGAGAAGCATGATGCCTCTCCAGTTCTTGCATTCACTGAGGTTACCTTACTTGTGAATTGTGAATTAGCCCTTCTTTCCAGTCATTGGGTACCTCCTCTTTAACCCAGATCTCATTTAGAAGCCTGTGGAGGATGTCAGCGGTGGCACTGATGTCTGCTTTCAGCACATCAGGGGGGATGGTGTCCTTTCCTGGTGCTCTGCCCAGCTTCAGTTTTTTGATGGCTCTTTTGATTTCTTCCTTTGATATCCCGTCACAGTTGATGTTTAGGTCTCGTCTAACTTCTTCAATGTCTGGGGGGGTGTCTGGAGGAGGTCTATTGAGAACTTCCTCAAAATGTTCCTTCCAACGGTCTAGTTGTTGGGACTCTTTAGTGAGAAGGTTTCCGTTTGTCTCTGATAGGTCGACTAAAGCTCTTGTTCTTACCAGCCAACTGTAGTTCTGTCTGGCTGCTGCCTCTGCTTCGTTGGCGAGCTCCTTTGCTTGTGCTTTTTTGTCCCTCTTGCAGCTCTTTCTGACGATTATGTTCTTTTGTTGGTAGTCTTGTCGGAGTCCTTCCTTCCTAATTTTAGTTTGATGTCTCGCCTAGCATCAATCTCTCTCCATGTTGGATCAGTAATCCAATCTTTTCTTTTGGGGTCTCGGTGCCCCAGGACAGTTTCACATGCGTCAGTGATAGCCTTCTTACATCTTTCCCACTTGTCATTTATGTTATCCCCCTCTGGTAGGGTTTGGAACCAGTTGTGGAGTAGAATTCCCCATTCTTGATGTGTCTTGTGCCTCTTGATGtcttttagtttttattgtcTCAAATCTTCTCTGTACCCTGCTTTATGGGTTAGTTTGTGTGGGAAAAGACTGCCTCCAATCACCAACTCGTTGAGGGCACAAAGGCTTGCAAAGAGGAGCCCGTTCTCGTTCATCTGCACCAGACCTTCCAGTCGTTGTTATCCATTCCAATCTTGGCATTCATGTCTCCCATCATAATCTTAATGTCTCTCTTGGGAGCCTTTTGGAAAACTGCCTGTAGTTGTTGGTAAAAAGTCTCTTTCTCTTCAAAAAAGGCAGTGTTGGTTGGAGAGTAGCACTGAATGCATGTGATATTGCGTCCTTTGGATGCAAACCTGGCTGTGATGATCCGTTCTGATATTGGTTCCCATTCGATGAGAATTTTAGCTGCGTCTTTTGATATGAGTAGTCCTACTCCGTATGTGTGGGGATCTTCTTCCTTTGGGTTGCCAGAGTAGAAGAAGGTCTTTCCAGTGGAACTTCATACCTCTCCAAAGGTGTTCCATCGGCTTTCACACACCCCAATAATGCTTATGTTGTAACGTTGCATTTCCTTGGCCAGTTGTGCCAGTTTTCCAGTCTAGTATAATGTTCTAACATTCCAGCATCCAATTCTCGTTCTTGACTTAAGCTTCAGCAAACTTTTCCCCCCTTGAGGTCCCTGTTGAGTTTGCCCCAAAGGGTTCATTGGTCCCATTTCAGGGTCGTCAGTTAGGCTTAGGTCAATTTGAGGGTAAGTATTCATAGTTTTGGTTTCTGTaatcatttatttgacagcaggGTGGGTGATTAGCCCAAGCTGCCGTTTCCACCAGTTATCTGCAGTGGTCGCAGACCATTTTTCTAAAAGCTCCATGGTATGAATGAATCAGCTGGGATCCTTTTAGTTTTTctatataatgtttaaaaggTCACGGGACACTACAACCTCTGACTTTGtacaaatagttttttttacatgtagCCTATTGCAGTTATAACAGCCcgagggttaaggttaggcattgaccttaaaaagttaaggttaggcattgaactcaaatagttaaaggtcacctattatgcaaaatgcacttttccatgtcttttaaacatcaatatctgtccctagtgtgtctacaagtcaccatagtatcataaaagaccatcctctctctttctcctgctccgtttgtccggaaatgggtgtggAAAATCACTGAGCAGAGTGaggctgtgttgttgaggacgtttgattgacagaaaacgctgaccaatcagcagagtgggaggagacaggctgtgaatcaggggttttcagacagaggctgaattaggctctgaggcaggcagactcaggctgcagtatgagaagaataaagggttttttgaacattgcagcatgtaaaaatgttctagtgcaacattaaaatacatctatgaacctggaaatgagcataatatgagacctttaaggttaggcattgaccttaaatggttatggttaggcattgacctttaTTATGCCCCCGGTCTAGGGGAACCGAGACATAACACGACGTGCAACTCCCACTCTTCCCACTCTCAAGAAAGGCCAGCTACACAGggttaaacacacacaaggagCAGTTTATTTTCAACTTCAGAGTTGAGCCATGCCCAAAACAACCAACAAAATATCACTTAAATCTAACCTTCCCTAAAAGGTTAAACAAAAGACACGTCTCTAACCTGAGCTCCTACCGtcaaaacaagagaaaaacaGCCACTtggcaaacaaaagaaaaaggcttCTCACTCCTACCAAAACTGCTTAAAAGTGCTCTATAATaacagtgacaaaaaaaaactgaaatattccCAAATTAGTTAAATTACACAGTTTCAACTCTCAAACCCTATTAAAGTATCAAATGGCTTGTTAAACAAACAGCTTACCAATTCGTACAACTGACTAACGAACTctcaaaagaaaacacactgagccacAGTTCCTACTTATAACAATTCTCAAATACACAAACTTGTTGCTGGCTTTGTTGTGAGTGGTAGAGGTGAAGAGGGAAGAGATGCTGCCAGCTGGAGTTTAAAAAGGCTGATGTCATACAGTGGACCAATCATCAGGCAGCAATCTCCTTGAATGGACCAATCACCAGGCAGCACCTGTTTCTGATCACTCaagacactctctctctcacacacgcacacgcacacgcacacgcacacgcacgcgcacacacgggTATGCATTGAGGGGAGGAGaccttttacttaaaggtccagtgtgtaggatctgatgGTATCTGGCAGTGAGTGAGGACACCAACTGAAGCCTtttccgtgtgccaagcatgttaGAAAGCTACGGTGGGCGACGCAAAAATGCGAATGACCCTCTCTtaagccatttggagcagagccagtgcgtagagtgtgtgtgtacgtgggaagtgagtggtgaagcgagagagagactccgtggagaggacccgctccctatgtagatataaacggctcattttaaggtaacgaaaacaaaatgattcttattatcacGTGATTAAGCACTAAAGAAATCatacttttaattttatattccatttctgccaatagatcctcctaattgttagacactggtcctttaagtataatttgcaataccacagtgtagaaatactgttACAGTTAAAAGTCCTACATTCAAATTGTTGACTTAAGGAAAAGTAGTTTGTATCAAAATACACTTCAAGTACCAaaggtaaaagtactcattatgcaatAACTTGTTTATGCTGAAGTGGCCAAAgaatcagttattgcaggtttaaagatATGCATCATCTAAAGTTAATGTTAACTGAAATAGGAAAGGTCTTAAAACTTCAATATATAATTTGGATTTATGTTAGTTAATTAAGTTAGTAatgcaaaatgcagtacctgtgagggttttataattaatatatagtTAGTATTTAATATTTGCcatttttctgtgttgtttattgatttccaataataaatatatacacacatttgcataaagcaagcatatttccccactcctatgcatgttgataagagtattaaatacttgacaaatctccctttaaggtacattttgaacagatagaaaaaaatgtgcgattcatttgcaattaatcacgattaatcatgacacaattatgcgattaattgctatcaaatattttaatcgattgaccgcCCTACTTTTAATGTAATTCAAAGTCATTAAAACTGGCAAGGGAGTACAGCAAAACTATAGTATAGATCTCTATAATATACTCAAGCATCCAGTCATAGAGTAAGACACGGTCCAAACTTGTATGTTTAGTTTAATGGTGTGATTTATCAAAGAATAAAACATAGTACTTCATCACTCTcattgaaaacatttaaaagtacaCCATTTCTAACTGATTACAAAATATGCCACCATTTGTTAAATATGTCAATATAACACTGACAACATGATTAAAACTAAAACCTTATTATAATACAAAATGATAGTACAGATCTGTGCCCTTATCTCCACATTAATAAACTATGTGATTTGTAATGATTATAAAGTTGCTAGCCCGGATTACCGCTGCCCACCTTGTTATAATGCTGTTTGTGAAATGGAAAAAAGTAGATATATGACAGTATGATATTTCTGGCTATTGTTTCTcatgacttgtttttttttctatctctgCAGCATAATGTCCATGCTTTATAGATGATGAAGTACTAAACTGGCAGATTGGGAGATAGGTGAAGGGAATCCACTCTGAGTCAGGCCGTGTTACTGGATTTTCTCCGTCTGATGAACCACGCAAAGTAAACGCCCATGGCGACGAAGAGAATAGTTAGGATGACGATGCAGACAATTACAGCCACCAAGGGGCTGCTGTAGTTGCCCTCAAGTGACATACCTGTGTGAGCagggaagaagaaaaagcaCAAAGATATCATACAattcatggatgtattaattAATGTTGCTAATTAATGACTGAGAAAGTAGTGACCAAGAAGAACCAAGATTCTTACTGTAAGGAGCTGAGAGAGTTTGGCCATCTTCTgaaaaatggaaacaaaactaTAGTCAGTAATTGTGGTCActttttgtgttattattgacataattaactgattaaatgaataatttgacatttttgggaaatgtgcttattcgAGTTAGATGTGAAACTGATACCACTCTGATgtgtatgctaaatatgaagctgccaCGAGTAGTATCAGCCAAAGCTTAGCATAAATACTGGAAACAGGTAGCCTGGACTCCGTCCAAAGGTTTAAAGAATCCACCTCTAACACTCAATAATTAACACTTTAGCCATATCTTCTTTGTTTGAACCGTACTAacgtttaaaaattaaaattttcCCATTTTACTGATAATATTTCTCTAGCAAAAAAGACAAATTCTGTTTATTGCCATGCATGAAGTTATTCATCATGTTTAAGCAAGAATCCCCAGTCAGATTGAAACCAAGCAAATGAAAAGTTGCACATTTTATGGTAATATACTTTACCATTTGGATCTTTTTTTACCACGTAAATGTTATTGTGGTAGAATAAAGGGAAATCTTTATTTGTTGAATTCTGCCCTAAAGACGCACCACTGGTCTGTCTCTTCACAACAATGGAAGTTGAGGTGACCGTAGCGTTGTACACATCCTTCTCTTCCTcggcctctctctttctccttgcGGGTAATGCACAGTtctgtttaaaatgaataaagacAAATCAAAACTCTGATGTATGAATTGATTACAGTGAGTACCTATTTGTGATATCCTAAAATTAGGACTTTAAAAGGAACTGGTGTCTACTCACAGCCTTTAATGTCCTGCACTCGGACACCTGACACAGCCTGGTGATGCAGTGCAGGTAGAATGTGGAAACTGACTTATTTTTGTGCACCACAAATCTGAAGGCCTCAAAAGAGAAGGTTGCTTTCTGAGACTCCCCATTGAGCCCCACCTTAGTTTGTGCATCACGTTCACACCTTGGGTGAAAAGGAGACAACAGGTAATATGACTTCACATGTGGAAGTACAAAGAGCTAGCTTGGAGTTGACCGGAAGAGTTGAAGGTATTATATATCGTGGTTATGAGACTCACCCTACGAAAAGGTCATAATGTTCGCTCTTCGTGGCATATGGACTTGTTGATGCGTAGCATCTGTCCAGCAGCACGTTGAACCTGCGAGGACAGAGAGGTGGAATTTAAGTGTCTTTTCTTATTTAGAAATTAGTTCTTATTttggggcggcagtagctcagtccatggGGATTAGGCTTGGGAACCAGGGGGTAATAgtaatggacttgcatttatattgcgcttttctagtcttccgaccaatCAAAGCGCTTAAcgctacatgtcagtattcacccattcacacacacattcttacactgatggatcgaaccaccgaccttccgattggtgggcgacctgctctaccctcttaGCCACAGCCGACCTAGGGTCACCTGTTCAAGTCCCCACACGGACCAAGTACggagtgtggactggtagctggagaagTGCCAGTTCACCCTCCCAAGgcttgagcaaggcaccgacCCCCTAAAAAATGCTCCCTGGGCGCTGTATAGTAGCTGCTCACTGTTCCTAatatactaggatgggttaaatgcagtagctaaatttcactgtgtgctgtcTTTCGCTATGTACAATGTATGACAATAAAATTGGATTTAGATTTATGTTATTTATGGTTTACTGTAAACTGTCAAAACTTAAATACCTTTCTGTTAGATTGGTAGCCGTAACTGCAACATAAATCTTGGTCTTCAGGTTAATTCCCGTTTGTGGGATAGTAAGTACCTGTTTGTGCCCTTCATCCTGTTCCACAGAGAAGAAATAACAAAATCAagttataaaatgttaaaaaaatactttatgtGTAATTTTTAAAGCTTCTGTAGAGCAGGTCTTACTTGGTAGAGCATCATACTCAGTGTGCTGATGAAGCTGCCATTGTTGTCTCTGATGACAAGACTCACGCCTGAGCTGtattaaatgaaaagaaacTTGGATTAATCTAAATGTAGCTCAGTCCTGTTTATTTCACATGCAGCGTAAGTGTTATTCATGATATACTCACACGCCCAGTTGAGTGTTGTTCAACAGATAATGCATCGGGTAGAAGCAGGAGAACTTGTACATGATCTGCGCGCGATAGGTGATCGCAGTCTTAGCGGGGTCTATCGAGTTAACGCTGCCAGAGATGTTGATGAACTGGACGTTTGAGAAGTCAGCATAGTCCCCTTTCCCAATCTCAGTGGTTATctattgaaaaacaaacatatgcTGCACTGATATCGCTTTAAATCAGTTTTCTGATTAGTTCTTTGATGCGGGAATTCAATAATTAATGACATTTTACACTCCTTGGTTTTCATATATTCAATTCCATCAAAATGTACCACAAGCAAACTTTTACCACAAGGCACTAAAATCTCCTTAACTGTCATATGCATCTGATGGATGGTTAATGTGAAGAATACCTTAAAGTTATTTTTGCAGGATGAGATGGAACTTTCATTCAGGGGAAATCTGTATTTTAAGACTGGTGGATCTGCGGTCAAGTCAGCAGTCCCAAAACACTCAGGTGATTCTTTCTGATCGTTGATGACCATCAGAGACTCATTGTAAGAAGCTTGGTACACCGGGCACAGGTAGATGCTCAGGTCAATATACTCAGTGCCACACGTCACAGTTATGTCGGAATTTTCTGggagggataaaaaaaaaaaaagaggatgtaAATCAAGCTTAATAAAGGTGTGAAAATAAGAGTAAAAAGGAACATCTGTAATAAATGCCACAAACCTGGAGGTCTGTTTGTTTCGCTAACAATACAAGCAGATGGTATCTGGGCCTCGATCCTCAGAATGAGGCCAAGCTGGCACACAAGGATGACCAGTCTCATTGTTCTGAGTGagaaaacagcaaaacaatGGGAACCAAGGCATTCACTATCTTCTTCCAAGGGAAAGTGTTTTGAAAGAAAACTGTTCTAAATTTTTGACGTCAAAGACGACCTAATAACCTTCCTGTACAAAGCCTATAAAGGTAATAGTGTTACTAAAGAGTTATGCAATATACAGAACGCAGCCactttgaaagaaaaaaggaaaaaccttCAACCTGGGCTGCGTTCATGCAtagtttcagaaaaaaacaatctgaaaaTTGAAACATGGAATTACTAATATCCTTCAATTCAGACACAAGACAATAATAATATTCCAAAATATTAGCTGTGCTTCCTCAAACATATCCCACATTTTGCATATCAAGAATATTGGTAATAAACTTGCCACTATTGATCACATAAAGACCCTaaaattatattgtattttgtgtCAAGTTTGATTTGAATTTATAGTATTTGTAAACTGTATTTTTCTCCGTTCTAAAAAATCCTTTTACAGATTTAAATAGTTTGTAGTTTttcatacaatacaatacaatacaattcaaTAACCGACAGTATGAAACTACCAGGAAAAAGAGGTGATGACGTTATTGCAGCGACTCACCTGTAAGTCTTCATTTTCTGTCTAGCTATTGGCGACCAGATCCCTGTATTTATACTGTCGCCCCTGCAGGGGCGTGTGAGGGACGTCTCACACAATAGTGTAACATGAGTTGGGCTTTTAACATCTTCATTTTTCTCAATATTTTACAtgcattttgaatttgaatgaCTATAAGCTTGTTTTTCTCCCCACATATTTCAAGATGTCAACTCCAGTTCACCCTCTATTGATTGTAacctgtagttttttttaagtttcttGGAAGCCACAGCCAGCTCTCTGACACAATGTAATGGTGTTAGGTTATGGTTGTCAATAATATCAAATACTGCTAGTTTCTCCACATAGATATACAAAGTGGATTTGTCAAGAAAATACCGGGGTTTTATAAGTCATTTGTCACTTGGTGGAAACAATCATCCAAGATGAGCATTTCTTAATCAGCATTACCATCATTGTAATTTATTGTTTAATTCATCAAACAAGTTCAATCTATTACTCTGAAATAATTAAACACACTTTCTGGATTCAAATGTTGACATTTAAATACCTTTCAAGTGACTACTATTTATAATGTGTCACAAAAAAAGGAATGAAAAGAGTGCTTCCAGTGGTCCAAGCTTGT
The Sebastes fasciatus isolate fSebFas1 chromosome 7, fSebFas1.pri, whole genome shotgun sequence genome window above contains:
- the LOC141770813 gene encoding zona pellucida-like domain-containing protein 1, whose product is MRLVILVCQLGLILRIEAQIPSACIVSETNRPPENSDITVTCGTEYIDLSIYLCPVYQASYNESLMVINDQKESPECFGTADLTADPPVLKYRFPLNESSISSCKNNFKITTEIGKGDYADFSNVQFINISGSVNSIDPAKTAITYRAQIMYKFSCFYPMHYLLNNTQLGVSGVSLVIRDNNGSFISTLSMMLYQDEGHKQVLTIPQTGINLKTKIYVAVTATNLTERFNVLLDRCYASTSPYATKSEHYDLFVGCERDAQTKVGLNGESQKATFSFEAFRFVVHKNKSVSTFYLHCITRLCQVSECRTLKANCALPARRKREAEEEKDVYNATVTSTSIVVKRQTSEDGQTLSAPYSMSLEGNYSSPLVAVIVCIVILTILFVAMGVYFAWFIRRRKSSNTA